Part of the Deltaproteobacteria bacterium genome is shown below.
TGGGGCACGGCGCTCGACGCGCAGAACTTCAAAAACGCTCTGGCTAAGAAAAAATATAAACTGGTCGCCATCGTCCACGCCGAGACTTCCACCGGCGTACTGCAGCCGATGGACGATATTGCCAAGCTGGTGCATGAAAACGGCGCGCTGCTGTTGGTCGACGCCGTCACTTCGCTTGGCGGCGCGCCGGTCCGAGTCGACGAGTTGGGCATCGACGCTTGCTACAGCGGCACGCAGAAATGTTTGGGCTGCCCGCCAGGCCTGTCGCCGGTGACGTTGAACGAGCGTGCCGTCGAAGTGATCCGCCAGCGCAAGTCCAAAGTGCAGAGCTGGTATCTCGATCTGTCGATGATCGAGAAATATTGGGGCAGCGAGCGGGTCTACCACCACACCGCGCCGATTTCGATGAATTACGCGCTGCACGAAGCGCTGCGCGCGGTGCTCGAAGAAGGATTGGAAAAATCCTGGCAACGCCACAAACAGACCCACGATGTGTTTATCCGTGAGATGCGTAAGCTGGAAATCGAACCGGCGGTGGCCGAGTCGATCCGCGCGCCGATGATCAACGCCATCAAAATTCCCGACGGCGCCGACGACGCGAAAGTCCGCGCGCGCTTATACGACGAGTTCAATATCGAAATCGGCGCCGGCTTGGGGCCGCTCAAGGGCAAGATCTGGCGCGTCGGCTTGATGGGCCATGGCTCGCGGGTGGAGAATGTCGAGATTCTCGCTGGGGCGTTGAAGAAGTTGATTCAATAATCGTGTTCGTGAGCGTGTCCGAACTCAAAGGCGCTCGGGTTTTCTCACCTGCCCTCAATCACCCGCGGACCGGAATGTCCGCGCTCCTGATTGCGACGTTGCAGCCCCGTTTCCCTATGTTTGCAAATTAGAAGTGAGGCTTCTATATTGCAAACATGATCAAGCGCGACTACGGCCCGGTCTTACGCCGGCTGCTACGCCGTTATCCGTGCGTGACCCTGTTAGGGCCGCGCCAATGCGGTAAGACGACCTTTATCCGCACGGAATTGCCCTCCTGGACCTATATGGATCTGGAACGCCCTTCCGACGCGGCGCCGTTGGTGGCGGATCCCGAGGCGCGTCTCGGACAGCTCCAGGGCAAAGTTATTTTCGACGAAGCGCAGCGGGTTCCCGAACTTTTCCCAGTGCTGCGCGGTTTGATCGACCGCCAGCGAACTAAGATGGGACGCTTCGCCATCCTTGGCTCCGCTTCGCCAACACTCGTACGCCACATCTCGGAATCGCTTGCCGGCCGTACGGCCTTTGTCGATTTGCCGACGTTTCGTTGGAATGAAGTCAAAACCGACGACCAGGCGGCTGCGATTAAATCTCTATGGCTGCGCGGCGGTTTCCCTCAAGCATTTTTGAATCCCAAGGACCGTGATCGTGGCGAATGGTTGGAGGCTTACACGCGATCTTTCATCGAGCGCGATCTGCCCGCGCTCGGTATCGACGTTACCGCTGCGCAGATGCGCAAGCTCTGGACCATGCTCGCGCACTGCAACGGTGGAGTGTGGAATGCTTCTCAGCTCGCGGCGTCCCTCGCCGTGAGTTACCACACCGTCAATCGCTACGTCGATATTCTCGAACAGACGTTTTTGATCCGTAAGCTGCCGCCGTATTTCGCCAATGTCGGCAAGCGTCTGGTTAAGAGTCCCAAAATATATTTCCGCGACACTGGCTTGCTGCATTTTTTTCTCGGCATATCGTCGGCAGCGATGCTCGACACCCATCCCGCCCGGGGCATGAGTTGGGAAGCTTTTATCATCGATCAAGTGATTTCGATCTGCCAGCGAGAGGTGCCGAGTTGCCGGCCGTATTTTTGGCGCACGTCGCAGGGACATGAGATCGACCTGGTGATCGATTTAGGCAGCAAGAAGATTCCGATCGAGGTGAAATTACACTCAGCGCCGACGGCCCAGGATGCCGCGTCGCTGGTTCAATGTATGCGCGATTTGAAACTTACCCGTGGTTATCTAGTCCACTCGGGACGTCAACACTATTCTCTGGGCAATGGGGTGATGGCGCTCGCGGCCGACGAAATTTTGACCCATCCACGGATCTTTTTCGGCTCATGACCGCCTTCGTGAGAAGAGAATTATTGCGCCAACCCATCAATTGGAATTCAGTTTGCTCTACCTAACGACCACGACCACGAAAATCTCTCACGCATAAAGCCGCGCGACCCATTCGCCATATCCATTATACGGCAGCGTCGGGCGGCGTTCGCCGGTGTCGATGAGTTTTTCCGTCGCTTGAGACCAGCGCGGGTGGGGAACTGTCGGGTCGACGTTCGCTTCGAAGCTGTATTCCTGCGGCCGATTGGAATTCCAAAACGTCCGCGGCTGGTCGGCGGTGAATTCGATTTTGACAATCGATTTAATATTTTTGAAGCCGTACTTCCACGGCACGATCAGACGCAGCGGTGCGCCATGTTGCTTGGGCATGGGATGACCGTAAATTCCCGTGGCCAGTAAATTAATTCGTTCATCGCCTCGGCCATCGTCAGGCCTTCGGTATAAGGCCAGGGGCCGAGCGACGGGTTTTGATTCGGTGCTTGATCGGGGCGCATGAAGGTGACGAGTTTTACATAGCGCGACGCCGAGAGCGGCTGGACGAGCTTGATCAGCGCTGGTAGCGGTATTCCCGTCCAGGGCACCGCCATCGCCCAGGCTTCGACACAGCGAAAGCGATAGAGCCGCTCTTCCACGGGCAGCGCGCGCATGAGTTGATCGATGTCAAACAGACGCGGCTTTTCAACCAAGCCGGCGATTTCGATCTGCCATGGATGGGTGCGCAGGCGCGCGGATTTTTTGTAGACGCCGCTTTTGAACGTGCTGAACTCGTAAAAATTATTATACGAAGCGGCGTACGCTTCGTCGGTGAGCGGGCGATCGAGGGTGAAGCGAGAATTTCGCGGCGCGGGATACAAATCCTGGCCGGCGGGATTTTCTTGGGCGCCGATGAGGGATGCGTCCGGCGCCGGTCCGCAGCCGGTGGGAATTCCCGCTGCTAAGCCGAGGCCGATCAGGCCGGTGCTTTTGAGGAATTGGCGGCGGGTATTGAAGATGGTTTCCGGCGTCGCCGCGCTGTCGCGCAGGCGCCAACTGGGGCGAGTGATTCGTTGCTTCATGAACGTCGCGATGGCTGGAGCATCATCGCGACGATTGTACTGGCGCGGTTGGAACGCTTCAACCGCGCCAGCGGGATTTTGCCGGCAATTATTTTATCGCCACTTCGAGGGGCTTGATGAATTCTTTGCGGATGAATCCCTTGGGACCGTCAGCGCCGCTGCGGACTTCGAGCCAATCGCCGGCGCGGTTCTCGACGGTGACGCGGGTGCCGACGCTAAACGAGGTCAGCGAGACTGACGAGAAGTTGGGATCTTTGCGCAGCACCGTCGGATACTTGATCTGATATTCGTTGTCCGCGGTTTTGGTTGCCACAGTTTTTTGCGCCGCGACGGGTTCCGGTTTCGCTTTCGCGACGGCGGCCGGTCGCGTGGCGGCGTGGCTTGGGGTTGGGTTGTCGAGCGCGGCGGCCAACGATTTTTCCCACTGCACCAGACTGGTGATATCCATGCCCTCGCGCACGAACAGCAAGGGGCAGGTGACCGTTAGATTTTTCGCTACGACATTGGCGAAGGACCATTTGCCAACTTCGGCGGCGATGGTCTTTTTGAATTCAGTGTCGTTCAAGCGCGCGCCAAGTTATTTCACCTGGCTGACTTCGCCGGTTGGAGAAACATTGAACTGCATGACAAGGCTACCGACCAACGCCGGATTTTTCGCGCTTTCCTGACGGTAAAGTTCGCGGATTTTTTGCAGATGGCTTTCGATGAGCACGGCGACTTTGCCGGTGCTAACGGCCGCGTCTTTTGAATTCTTAATCGTGAAGCCTAAATCTTGCGCCAGGTAAACCATGTTGCCCAACGCCATGTTCATGGCTTTGACCGGTTTGGCGGAAAATGTTTGCGCGTTGCTGGACACGCTGGCGTTGGCTTCCTTCTTCGGTGTTTCGCTGCCGACGCCGAATTGGAAGTAGACAACGGTTAGTATGACCAAGACGCTGGCGATGCCGCCGACGCCTTTGAGTGTCAGTCCGCCCAAGTTGTTGAATTTGTCCATGCGACTGTCCCCCCAATTCAATTGAATCTCGATCCCCGCTATGGATTCAAAGCAACTCTCGTACCGCCGAGCCGGCGGGGAACGGGCGCCAATGTAAATCTGTTGCCAATCCCGGCCGTCGAGCGAATCGCCGGTGGATCAGCGACCGATCTAAGGAGCAGAACCAGGTCGTGGGTAACTCAGAATGGCTCTCAATGTTCTTCTGGCATGTTGGCCTAACGCGCATCGGTCGCGGTAGTTCGCACAGTTTTCGCCACCGGCCCGCCTTCTTTGAACTAATTTTATCCGCCGCCGCAAGCGTGGTAGAATCCGAAAAATGATACATTAGTCCATTACGTGAGCGGCGAAGGAGATCCTTTGGTGAAATATTTTGGCTTGCATTCCTTGACCACGGCGGGTTTGAGCCTGCTGCTATTTTTCGTTGTTGCTCAGACTCGCGCGGATGAATTACCAACCACAGCCGCGGCGATCCTCGATGGCGAGACGATCTCCCATGATGCGCTGAACAAACTCATCGGCGCGCGCATCGCGGCGCTCAACGATCAGATCTTTCAGTTACAACGGCAAACCGTCGAGCAATTGATCCATGAACGTTTGTTCGCCAGGGAGGCGGTGCGCCGCGGACTTTCCGCCGAAGGGTTGATCGCGGCCGAGATCACCGCCAAGACCGCGGCGGTGACCGACGCGGAGGTCGAAGCCTTTTTCAAAGCCAACGAAAGCCGTTTGCCGACCCAGGAGCCCGACCTGCGCGAGCGCATTCGCGCTCATCTGACGACTCAGAATGCCAACGCCAGGCGCGAAGCTTTTTTCGGCGAGCTGCGCGCCACGGCCAATATTCAAGTGCTGCTCAAGCGGCCGGCGATCTTTCGTCTCGCCATCGATACCGCCGGCGCGCCGTTCAAGGGACCGGCGACGGCACCGGTGACGGTGGTCAAGTTCGAAGACTTTCACTGTCCGTTTTGCAAAGACGCCCAGCGCACCATCGCGCAGCTGCTCGAGCGCTATCCCGACCGAGTAAAACTAGTTCACAAAGATTATCCCATCGATGAACTTCATCCCGGCGCGCGGGCCGGCCATTTAGCGGCGCGCTGCGCCACCGAGCAAGGAAAATTCTGGCGCTATCATGATGAGCTCTACGCCAACGCGCCCAAAGGTGCGCCGGAGGATCTGCGCGGTTACGCTAAGACCGTAAACTTGGATATGGCGGGCTTCGATCAGTGTCTATCGGCGGGCCGCTATGCGGCGCCGGTGCAAAAAGACATTGACGAAGCCAAGCAGGCGGGCGTTTCCGGCACGCCGGCATTTTTTATCAACGGCCGCTTATTAGTAGGCGCCCAGCCGGTGGAAAATTTCGTCGCGTTGATCGAAGAAGAGTTGTCGCTCACGCGCTAGTGTTGCACTTCAAATGTGAATCCACCTGCCGGCCTGCGCCGGCATGATGGATGGGGAGTCGATCCCTATTCGAAGTTATTTTAATCGCAGGTTGTGCCGTCGCATCGGTGTCGCTTGATACCGGAGCCGATCGCTTTTACTATACGCTGCGTTCCGACAATCCAGTTTGTGGAGAGGAAGTCTTATGAAGAGATTCGTTCTCGTGATGGCGCTGCTCGTCGGTTCGACCCACCCATCGGCAGCGCAGACGCCTTACTATCAGAGCAAGAACTTGACCTTTGTCATCGGTTCCGGCGCCAGCACGGCTTATGACATATATGCGCGGCTCTTGGCCAATTACATCGGTAAGTATCTGCCGGGTAATCCCAACATCATCTCGCAAAACATGCCGGCGGCGGGCGGTATCGTCGCGGCCAACTATATTTACGGTGTTGCCAAGCCCGACGGCTTGACCATCGCGTCGATCAATCCGGCGCACTATTTCAATCAGATCCAGGGCGCGAAGGAGATCAAGTTCGACTGGACCAAATTTACCTGGATCGCGAGTTCGGACAAGTCGGAGCATATGCTCTACATGCGCGCCGATGCTCCGTTCAAAACCATCCAAGATATTCGTAACGCCAAAGAACCACCCAAATGCGGCGCCACCGGCACCGGCACCAGCGGTCATTATATTCCGCGGATGCTGGAAGAAACCTTGGGAACCAAATTCAACATCGTCACCGGTTACGCCGGTGGCAACGAAATCGACTTGGCCACCGAGCGCAACGAAGTGGTATGCCGTTCGTTTACCACCGCGGCCTATTTCGCCCGGGAGCCGTATCACACTTGGCGCAAGAAAAATTTCGTCCGCATTCTCATGCAGACCGGTCGGACCAAGGATCCCAGGTTGCCGGACACACCGCTCTACGGCGACCTGATGAATGAAGCGAAGACCTCGGATCTTGGCCGGCGGGTGGCCACCGTGATGCTCGGCTCGGGTGAATTGGGCCGGCCCATCGTGGCCCACCCGGCGACCCCTCCCGAGGTCACGAAAATGCTGCGCGATGCGTTCATGAAAAGCATGGCCGATCCGCAACTGCTCGCCGATGCTACCAAGCTCAACCTGGAAATCACCGCGGTGAGCGGCGAGGAGCTGACCAAGACCGCCAGGGATGTTATCAATCAGCCCGCCGACGTGCTCGACCGAATTCGTAAGATTCTCGCGCAATAAATTGAATTCACGCGCTCGACGGCGGCGCATTTGCATTGCCGGTGGGCAGCGCGTAGCTTCATCGCATCGTGAATTTTTTCCGC
Proteins encoded:
- a CDS encoding alanine--glyoxylate aminotransferase family protein, giving the protein MPAAPKSNPPIRTLLGPGPSPVSARVLQALALPVVGHLDPKFLEIMDQSMAMLRELFQTKNRLALPMSGTGSAGMETCFVNLLEPGDSVLIGVNGVFGTRMVDVAQRCGATVDTVDAEWGTALDAQNFKNALAKKKYKLVAIVHAETSTGVLQPMDDIAKLVHENGALLLVDAVTSLGGAPVRVDELGIDACYSGTQKCLGCPPGLSPVTLNERAVEVIRQRKSKVQSWYLDLSMIEKYWGSERVYHHTAPISMNYALHEALRAVLEEGLEKSWQRHKQTHDVFIREMRKLEIEPAVAESIRAPMINAIKIPDGADDAKVRARLYDEFNIEIGAGLGPLKGKIWRVGLMGHGSRVENVEILAGALKKLIQ
- a CDS encoding ATP-binding protein; the encoded protein is MIKRDYGPVLRRLLRRYPCVTLLGPRQCGKTTFIRTELPSWTYMDLERPSDAAPLVADPEARLGQLQGKVIFDEAQRVPELFPVLRGLIDRQRTKMGRFAILGSASPTLVRHISESLAGRTAFVDLPTFRWNEVKTDDQAAAIKSLWLRGGFPQAFLNPKDRDRGEWLEAYTRSFIERDLPALGIDVTAAQMRKLWTMLAHCNGGVWNASQLAASLAVSYHTVNRYVDILEQTFLIRKLPPYFANVGKRLVKSPKIYFRDTGLLHFFLGISSAAMLDTHPARGMSWEAFIIDQVISICQREVPSCRPYFWRTSQGHEIDLVIDLGSKKIPIEVKLHSAPTAQDAASLVQCMRDLKLTRGYLVHSGRQHYSLGNGVMALAADEILTHPRIFFGS
- a CDS encoding SH3 domain-containing protein, with the protein product MNDTEFKKTIAAEVGKWSFANVVAKNLTVTCPLLFVREGMDITSLVQWEKSLAAALDNPTPSHAATRPAAVAKAKPEPVAAQKTVATKTADNEYQIKYPTVLRKDPNFSSVSLTSFSVGTRVTVENRAGDWLEVRSGADGPKGFIRKEFIKPLEVAIK